A window of Mobiluncus massiliensis genomic DNA:
GATATTCGGGTGTCCGTGTCCCAGGGCATTGACTGCGATGCCGCCCAACAAGTCGAGGTATTGATGTCCGTCCTCGTCCCACACGAAGCAGCCCGCCCCGCGCGTCAACACGGTTTTCGGGGTTCCGAAAGTATTCATAATCGAGTTTTCGTAGCGCGAAATCCACTCTTTGACGTCCATTTTTGCTTCTTTCACTAGGCTGGTTCAGAGGTATGGGACAAGGCTCATCGGAACTGTATCGTCGGCAGAGGCTCACCGTCATGAGGGCGCGACGGACGGAGATTATCGGGAATGACTTCGGTACCGGTTCCTTGGTCAGTCACGATTTCGAGGAGCATGGAGTGAGCTAGGCGACCGTCAATGATAGTCGCTCGAGACACGCCGCCCTGCACGGCATCGAGACAGGCCTGCATTTTGGGTACCATTCCAGATTTAATGGTTGGCAGCATGCGTGCCAATTCGCTGGCAGTCAAGAACCTAATGAGGGAGGCCGGGTTGTCAATGTCCCGATAAAGTCCCTCGACATCAGTGAGGATAATGAGCTTGCGTGCCTTTAAGCCGATAGCCAAGGCCGCCGCAACCGCATCGGCGTTGACGTTCAACACGACGTTAGGGTCGTCAACGGAAGGCGCGATGGAGGAAATGACCGGAATGTTGCCCCGTTCCAGCATATCCACGACCGCACGGGGGTGAACATTGACGATATCCCCGACCAGTCCCAGGTCGCTGCCAGGTTCGCATTGGCGTTTCCGCGCCCCAAACAGGCCGGCGTCCTCACCGGTGAGACCAATTGCCAGAGATTCTTCCACGTTTAGCAAGCCCACAAGCTCACGCTGAACCTTGCCGGTTAAGACCATGCGCACGACCTCCATGACTTCCGGAGTTGTCACCCGGTAGCCGTTGATGAAAGGCGCCTCTAAGCCCAGACGATCCAGCATTTCCGTAATCTGCGGCCCCCCGCCGTGTACCACGACCGTCCGCAAACCGACCTGGTGCAGGAACTGAATGTCAGCGGCGAAAGCACGACGCAAATCCTCGTTGACCATCGCGTTACCGCCGTATTTGATGACGACAGTAGCGCCGCGGTAGCTGCGCAGCCACGGCATGGCCTCCAGCAACACTTCGGTCTTTTGTATCGGCGTAATCATTCGTGTTCCTTCCAATGTTCAGTCCTGGACCGTGTCGTTAGGCTGGGAATTGTCCCCGCCAGGGTTGGTTACGTGGTGTAATCCCCGTTGATATGCACGTATTCGTGGGTCAAGTCACTGGTCCACAGGTGAGCCTCTTCCTGACCGGCGTGCAACTCTACCAAGATGTGGCACTCTCGCGGACTCATGTCAGCCAGGTAGGGGTCCTCACCAATCCCCCCGTTTTTACAGACTTTCACACCGTTGATGGAAACATCCACGCGAGCCGGGTCGAAAGGCAAGACGTCTTCCGGTACCGTACCCAGCTGGGACAGGATACGCCCCCAGTTCGGATCGTTGCCGTACACGGCAGTTTTCACCAAGTTGGACCGCGAAATCGTCCGGGCGGCCTCGAGGGCGCCCGCTTCGCTGGCAGCCCCGGTCACTCGAATCTCAATATCGTGGTGGGCTCCCTCGGCGTCTCCCAACAGCTGCAGGGCCAGGCTTTTACAGACTTGCAAAAGGCCGGCGGCGAACTCGTCCGGGTCGGGCTTGACCCCGGAGGCACCAGATGCCAGCAGCAGCACGGTGTCGTTGGTAGACATACAGCCGTCCGAGTCGAGGCGGTTGAACGTTTTTTCAACTGTGTCGGACAGCATCGTCTGTAGGGCGGTGCTGTCCCAAACTGCGTCGGTGGTGATAACCACAATCATGGTCGCCAGGGCGGGAGCCAACATTCCGGCTCCTTTCGCCATGCCGCCGATTTTCCACCCGGAAGAGCTTTCGTGGGTGGCTGTTTTCGACTTTGTGTCGGTGGTGAGGATAGCTTCGGCCGCCTCGTCGCCTCCGTCCGCACGCAGTTTAGCGGCGACTGTGTCAATGCCGGCGGTCATCTTTGGCATGTCTAGAGCGCGTCCGATAATTCCGGTGGAGCACACCAAACATTCATTTTCAGCCACGCCCAGGACCTGACCCAGATGCGCTGCCATCGCGGCGGCGTCCCGATCCCCCTGTTCACCGGTACAAGCGTTGGCAACCGCCGAGTTGATGACTACCGCTTGAGCCTGGCCGCCCGCAACGACTTTCCGGTCCCAGCCCACCGGAGCAGCAAACACACGATTGGAAGTAAACACTCCCGCCACGGTAGAATCTGGACCCAGATTCCTCACGATGGCCATATCCGGGTGTAGTTTGCCGCGCAGGCCCACATGGGCACCGGCGGCTTTGAAACCACGGGGATAAGTAACGCTCACTGCCTACCTCCTGTTTTCCACACTTACAGGTAATAAATATACGCCAATATGAATAGTTTTACAAAACCGTGCTGAAATCCGTAAAAACATGTTGGCTCGAATCCATGAGGATCCGAGCCAAACGTTCGCGGTTTACGCAGGGTTAGGAAACCCAGGCGCCATTTTGATCGAACAGGAAGTTGTCACCCTGATATGAACCCAGTTTGACCAAACTAATGATGAAGTCAACCAGAGTCCAAATTCCAACACAACCGAGGGTGAGAATCATCAGGATACCAAGACCGACTTGACCACGCAGGAAACGGTGCACACCCAGGTTGCCGAAAAAGAAACACATCAACACGTAGAGAATCTTGCTGACTTCACGATATTGCCCCGGAGAACCGGCATTGACGCCGTAGGGCATCTGCTGGTACTGCTGGGGTTGGGACTGCGGCTGTTGCGGCTGAGGCTGCATGCCGTATTGAGGATTGGACATAAGTAACACACCTTTGCTCTTAAAATTAGTTCGGTAGCGACACAGGCTGAACGGACGCTCGACAAAATCATAGCAGGCGCAGCGTAGTCGGTTGGGTATTTTGCGTGGTTCGGAACTCCCCAGCGGAAATCCGAGGCGCCTAATCTGGTCTAGGGTGCCGTCGAAACGGTAGGAACCCCGGTCAGCTCCGGGAAGCCCAATGCCAAGTTCATGCCCTGAATGGCTCCCGCCGCGGTGCCCTTGCCCAAGTTATCGATAGCGCATTGCGCCACAACTTTACCAGCACGTTCGTCCACCGCCACTTGGATGGCCGCTTTGGCGCAACCGCTCACCAGCGACACGGTGGGCCAACTACCCTCGGGAAGGAATTCCAATAGGGGTTCGTTGTCGCAAACTTCGTGATAGACGCGGCGTAGTTCGCTCGGGTCTCCAGTCCCCAGCAAGGGCGCGGTAACGGTAGCGAGAATGCCGCGATTCATGGGAACCA
This region includes:
- the argB gene encoding acetylglutamate kinase, which codes for MITPIQKTEVLLEAMPWLRSYRGATVVIKYGGNAMVNEDLRRAFAADIQFLHQVGLRTVVVHGGGPQITEMLDRLGLEAPFINGYRVTTPEVMEVVRMVLTGKVQRELVGLLNVEESLAIGLTGEDAGLFGARKRQCEPGSDLGLVGDIVNVHPRAVVDMLERGNIPVISSIAPSVDDPNVVLNVNADAVAAALAIGLKARKLIILTDVEGLYRDIDNPASLIRFLTASELARMLPTIKSGMVPKMQACLDAVQGGVSRATIIDGRLAHSMLLEIVTDQGTGTEVIPDNLRPSRPHDGEPLPTIQFR
- the argJ gene encoding bifunctional glutamate N-acetyltransferase/amino-acid acetyltransferase ArgJ, translating into MSVTYPRGFKAAGAHVGLRGKLHPDMAIVRNLGPDSTVAGVFTSNRVFAAPVGWDRKVVAGGQAQAVVINSAVANACTGEQGDRDAAAMAAHLGQVLGVAENECLVCSTGIIGRALDMPKMTAGIDTVAAKLRADGGDEAAEAILTTDTKSKTATHESSSGWKIGGMAKGAGMLAPALATMIVVITTDAVWDSTALQTMLSDTVEKTFNRLDSDGCMSTNDTVLLLASGASGVKPDPDEFAAGLLQVCKSLALQLLGDAEGAHHDIEIRVTGAASEAGALEAARTISRSNLVKTAVYGNDPNWGRILSQLGTVPEDVLPFDPARVDVSINGVKVCKNGGIGEDPYLADMSPRECHILVELHAGQEEAHLWTSDLTHEYVHINGDYTT
- a CDS encoding TM2 domain-containing protein; translation: MSNPQYGMQPQPQQPQSQPQQYQQMPYGVNAGSPGQYREVSKILYVLMCFFFGNLGVHRFLRGQVGLGILMILTLGCVGIWTLVDFIISLVKLGSYQGDNFLFDQNGAWVS